In one window of Micromonospora cathayae DNA:
- a CDS encoding glycosyltransferase family 2 protein — MSVPDVTVVLPVYNAMPYLTRCLASLAAQTIGADRMEVVAVDDGSTDLGHRHLDRFARRFAGRVTVLRQPNSGGPAAPCNRALDRATGRYVFFLGADDQLGPEALERLVAAADRYDAEVVLGRVVGVNSRFIHQEVFAATRPEIGLDDPALSWSLANTKLFRRDLIERYGLRYPEDMPIGSDQPFTLAACHHARRVSVLADYDYYFAVRRLDARNITYLSRAEERLACAEALVAFADGLIGPGPARDTVLTRYFALEVGALLADDFLRLDRTTQAKLHAGVRTLAERHLSARIAGRLAVETRLRLAVARHGGLDDLVAVIRQDAERGVPPVTMVGDRWYATYPGFGPTADAGAAGGGAVGGSDAADGGAADGAADGGDAADGGADGGDVGGGLPDQVFDVTDALPQWLAKLDVTSVGWARDRAGRTVLAVHARSPLPDLDARASTLAVLAEEVPGGEVQLTRQEAATSVTALFEVAALVAASAVTGQRRAVRVEVTVAGDNGSAPLRATRLNASRPVVCRRGRRLYAVSPSRDDSGRLMISVVPLTPRRVVARLAQRR; from the coding sequence GTGAGCGTCCCCGACGTCACCGTGGTGTTGCCGGTCTACAACGCCATGCCGTACCTGACCCGCTGCCTGGCCTCGTTGGCGGCACAGACCATCGGCGCGGACCGGATGGAGGTCGTCGCGGTCGACGACGGTTCCACCGATCTCGGGCACCGGCACCTCGATCGCTTCGCGCGGCGGTTCGCCGGCCGGGTCACCGTGCTGCGGCAACCCAACTCGGGCGGGCCGGCGGCTCCCTGCAACCGGGCGTTGGACCGGGCCACCGGCCGGTACGTCTTCTTCCTCGGCGCGGACGACCAGCTGGGACCGGAGGCGCTGGAGCGGCTTGTCGCCGCCGCTGACCGGTACGACGCGGAGGTGGTCCTCGGCCGGGTGGTGGGGGTCAACAGCCGGTTCATCCACCAGGAGGTGTTCGCCGCCACCCGGCCGGAAATCGGGCTGGACGACCCGGCACTGTCCTGGTCGCTGGCGAACACCAAGCTGTTCCGCCGGGACCTGATCGAGCGGTACGGGCTGCGCTATCCGGAGGACATGCCGATCGGCAGCGACCAGCCCTTCACGTTGGCGGCCTGTCACCACGCCAGGCGGGTCTCGGTACTCGCCGACTACGACTACTACTTCGCGGTCCGCCGCCTCGACGCGCGCAACATCACCTACCTGAGCAGGGCCGAGGAACGGCTGGCCTGCGCCGAGGCGCTGGTCGCCTTCGCGGACGGGTTGATCGGGCCAGGGCCGGCCCGGGACACCGTCCTGACCCGGTACTTCGCGTTGGAGGTCGGGGCGTTGCTGGCCGACGACTTCCTCCGGTTGGACCGGACGACCCAGGCCAAGCTGCACGCCGGGGTGCGGACGCTCGCCGAGCGGCACCTCAGCGCCCGGATCGCCGGACGGTTGGCGGTGGAGACCCGGCTCCGGCTGGCGGTGGCCCGCCACGGTGGCCTGGACGACCTGGTCGCGGTGATCCGGCAGGACGCCGAACGGGGGGTGCCGCCGGTCACGATGGTGGGGGACCGCTGGTACGCCACGTACCCCGGCTTCGGCCCCACCGCCGACGCCGGTGCTGCGGGCGGTGGTGCCGTGGGCGGTAGCGACGCGGCCGACGGTGGCGCGGCCGACGGTGCTGCGGATGGTGGCGACGCGGCCGACGGTGGCGCGGACGGCGGCGATGTGGGCGGCGGGCTGCCCGACCAGGTCTTCGACGTGACCGACGCGCTGCCGCAGTGGCTGGCCAAGCTGGACGTGACGTCGGTCGGCTGGGCCCGTGACCGGGCCGGCCGGACGGTGCTCGCCGTGCACGCCCGCAGCCCGCTGCCGGATCTGGACGCCCGCGCCTCGACCCTGGCCGTGCTGGCGGAGGAGGTGCCGGGTGGCGAGGTCCAGCTCACCCGGCAGGAAGCTGCGACCTCGGTGACGGCCCTGTTCGAGGTGGCCGCCCTGGTCGCGGCGAGCGCGGTCACCGGGCAGCGCCGCGCGGTACGGGTCGAGGTGACGGTGGCCGGTGACAACGGTTCGGCACCACTGCGGGCGACCAGGTTGAATGCGTCCCGTCCGGTGGTCTGCCGACGCGGCCGGCGGCTCTACGCGGTCAGCCCGAGCCGGGACGACTCCGGACGCCTGATGATCTCGGTTGTCCCGCTCACCCCGCGGCGGGTCGTCGCCCGACTGGCCCAGCGCCGTTGA
- a CDS encoding thrombospondin, whose product MKIPSLSRRSEPAIGDENADSRVDRNGDGRVDGQDRTTTLDTGDGGVTPPVVTGRDDDRTTYRSSAAPHDGRDPRDAEAERRAAARAATARAATGRPAEGDRATARPVDATGGTTTTPTVDLDADGARERTVDRGHLHRDRTDTAPATLHRADPDRTDLDRSVAGVDRTDPDRDVDGGPVTEPPAVAGKRPRSSLLATLGLVVGVVGVLFVLTGTLAGYGIAVGAIGAVLAVLGLVATRRRHVAGKFDALVGMAAGLAAVVLGVLAMSGQYDWPTTDGDWVLRLREWLDSQFVDRF is encoded by the coding sequence GTGAAGATTCCTTCGCTGTCGCGCCGGAGCGAGCCGGCAATCGGGGACGAGAACGCGGACAGCCGGGTGGACCGGAACGGGGACGGCCGGGTGGACGGGCAGGACCGCACGACCACCCTGGACACCGGCGACGGGGGGGTCACCCCGCCGGTGGTCACCGGTCGGGACGACGACCGGACCACGTACCGCAGCAGCGCCGCGCCCCACGACGGCCGGGACCCCCGCGACGCGGAGGCGGAGCGTCGGGCCGCCGCCCGCGCCGCCACCGCCCGCGCCGCCACCGGCCGGCCGGCGGAGGGCGACCGCGCCACCGCCCGTCCGGTCGACGCCACCGGCGGTACGACGACCACCCCGACCGTCGACCTGGACGCGGACGGGGCCCGGGAACGTACCGTCGACCGGGGCCACCTGCACCGCGACCGGACCGACACGGCCCCGGCCACCCTGCACCGCGCCGACCCGGACCGGACCGACCTGGACCGGAGCGTGGCCGGCGTGGACCGGACCGACCCGGACCGGGACGTCGACGGCGGGCCCGTCACGGAGCCCCCGGCCGTGGCCGGCAAGCGGCCCCGGTCCAGCCTGCTCGCCACGCTCGGCCTGGTCGTCGGGGTGGTCGGGGTGCTGTTCGTGCTGACCGGCACACTCGCCGGGTACGGCATCGCGGTCGGCGCGATCGGCGCGGTGCTGGCCGTGCTGGGGCTGGTCGCGACCCGGCGTCGGCACGTGGCCGGCAAGTTCGACGCGCTGGTCGGCATGGCGGCCGGTCTCGCCGCGGTGGTGCTCGGGGTGCTCGCGATGAGCGGCCAGTACGACTGGCCTACCACAGACGGTGACTGGGTGCTGCGGCTCCGGGAGTGGCTTGACTCACAGTTTGTCGACCGGTTCTGA
- the galE gene encoding UDP-glucose 4-epimerase GalE, producing MKVLVTGGAGFIGSTVASALLDGGHVPVILDDLSTGRESFTAGRAFYRGDIADRRLVDRIFTEHPDISATVHCAGVIVVPESVRQPLRYYRENLAKTIALVDHLAGNGCRRVLFSSTAALYRPGADFGVDETSPVDPTSPYARSKALVEQVLADAAAAGEVTAVALRYFNPIGADPQLRTGLQIRDPSHALGRMIEAWFGGEKFCVTGVDWPTRDGTAIRDYVHVWDLAEAHVAALTRFDEVAATEPNRLVAVNVGTGTGTTVRELLAAFEQFTGEPFPYRETGPRPGDTAGVFNRSRRGQELLRWRPRYGIADAIGHALRWRELDAAGPAGATRTGPAGRARP from the coding sequence GTGAAGGTGCTGGTCACCGGCGGAGCCGGTTTCATCGGCAGCACCGTGGCCTCCGCGCTGCTCGACGGGGGACACGTCCCGGTCATCCTGGACGACCTCTCCACCGGTCGGGAGTCGTTCACCGCCGGACGGGCCTTCTACCGGGGTGACATCGCCGATCGCCGCCTGGTCGACCGGATCTTCACCGAACACCCGGACATCAGCGCCACCGTGCACTGCGCCGGGGTGATCGTGGTGCCCGAGTCGGTCCGCCAACCGCTGCGCTACTACCGGGAGAACCTGGCCAAGACGATCGCGCTGGTGGACCACCTGGCGGGCAACGGTTGCCGCCGGGTGCTGTTCAGCTCGACCGCCGCGCTGTACCGGCCCGGCGCGGACTTCGGCGTCGACGAGACGTCCCCGGTCGACCCGACCAGCCCGTACGCCCGCAGCAAGGCGCTGGTGGAACAGGTGCTCGCCGACGCCGCGGCGGCCGGCGAGGTGACCGCTGTCGCGTTGCGCTACTTCAATCCGATCGGCGCGGACCCGCAACTACGGACCGGGTTGCAGATCCGCGACCCGAGTCACGCCCTCGGCCGGATGATCGAGGCGTGGTTCGGCGGGGAGAAGTTCTGTGTCACCGGCGTCGACTGGCCGACCCGGGACGGCACCGCGATCCGCGACTACGTCCACGTCTGGGACCTGGCCGAGGCACACGTGGCGGCGTTGACCCGGTTCGACGAGGTGGCGGCCACCGAACCGAACAGGTTGGTGGCGGTCAACGTGGGCACCGGCACCGGCACCACCGTCCGGGAACTCCTGGCGGCCTTCGAGCAGTTCACCGGTGAGCCGTTCCCGTACCGGGAGACCGGTCCCCGGCCCGGTGACACCGCCGGGGTGTTCAACCGGAGCCGACGCGGCCAGGAGTTGCTGCGGTGGCGGCCCCGGTACGGCATAGCCGACGCCATCGGGCACGCGCTGCGCTGGCGGGAACTCGACGCCGCCGGCCCGGCGGGCGCGACCCGGACCGGACCCGCCGGGCGGGCACGGCCCTGA
- a CDS encoding glycosyltransferase family 4 protein — protein sequence MLVDNAVDGDSRVQKAARSAAAAGWDVTLLGRSPDGVPHRWRLGGAEVRLLPMGGPPTGAQARRRRAVAALGGLRRPVETAYTRFWSTALRERAWRRLEPSLWQYERAYGPVVDALDPDLIHAHDFRMLGVGARAKLRAAERGRRVRLLWDAHEFLPGIKPWRDNVRWLPAHRAYEREYAPYADAVVTVSAELARLLQAEHGLADRPAVVLNAPDPVDSGKPQPEEEFVSVRARCGLGPDVPLLVYSGAAAPQRGLAVLVEALPALPGVHVAFVVNRPDGEYVRGLVDRAGELGVADRLHVGGYVPADRVVPFLAGADVGVIPIEHWPNHEIALITKFFEYSHARLPVVVSDVRTMAETVRTTGQGEVFRAGDPADLVRAVRAVLADPARHRAAYDRPGLLKSWSWPAQAEVYDRIYADLLPASAPTGGTEG from the coding sequence ATGCTGGTGGACAACGCGGTCGACGGTGACTCGCGGGTGCAGAAGGCGGCCCGTTCCGCGGCCGCCGCCGGCTGGGACGTGACCCTGCTGGGGCGCTCGCCGGACGGCGTACCGCACCGGTGGCGGCTCGGGGGCGCCGAGGTCCGGCTGCTGCCGATGGGTGGCCCGCCCACCGGGGCGCAGGCCCGACGGCGGCGCGCGGTGGCCGCGCTCGGTGGGCTGCGCCGGCCGGTCGAGACGGCGTACACCCGCTTCTGGTCGACCGCGCTACGGGAGCGGGCCTGGCGGCGGTTGGAGCCGTCGCTGTGGCAGTACGAGCGGGCGTACGGGCCGGTGGTGGACGCGTTGGACCCCGACCTGATCCACGCCCACGACTTCCGGATGCTCGGGGTGGGTGCCCGGGCCAAGCTGCGGGCCGCCGAGCGGGGTCGCCGGGTCCGGCTGCTCTGGGACGCGCACGAGTTCCTGCCCGGTATCAAGCCCTGGCGGGACAACGTCCGCTGGCTGCCCGCGCACCGCGCGTACGAGCGGGAGTACGCCCCGTACGCGGACGCGGTGGTGACCGTCTCCGCCGAACTGGCCCGGCTGCTCCAGGCCGAGCACGGCCTCGCGGACCGGCCGGCGGTGGTGCTCAACGCCCCCGATCCCGTCGACAGCGGGAAACCGCAGCCGGAGGAGGAGTTCGTGTCGGTGCGGGCGCGGTGTGGGCTCGGGCCGGACGTGCCGCTGCTGGTCTACAGCGGGGCGGCGGCCCCGCAGCGAGGGCTGGCGGTACTGGTGGAGGCACTGCCCGCGCTGCCCGGCGTGCACGTGGCGTTCGTGGTGAACCGGCCGGACGGCGAGTACGTCCGGGGCCTGGTCGACCGGGCCGGGGAGTTGGGGGTGGCCGACCGGCTGCACGTCGGCGGGTACGTCCCCGCCGACCGGGTGGTGCCGTTCCTGGCCGGGGCGGACGTCGGGGTGATCCCGATCGAGCACTGGCCGAACCACGAGATCGCCCTGATCACCAAGTTCTTCGAGTACTCGCACGCCCGGCTGCCGGTCGTGGTCAGCGACGTACGGACGATGGCGGAGACCGTCCGCACCACCGGGCAGGGGGAGGTGTTCCGCGCCGGGGACCCCGCCGACCTGGTCCGGGCGGTCCGGGCGGTCCTCGCCGACCCGGCCCGCCACCGCGCCGCGTACGACCGGCCCGGCCTGCTGAAGTCGTGGTCCTGGCCGGCACAGGCCGAGGTGTACGACCGGATCTACGCCGACCTGCTGCCTGCTTCCGCCCCGACCGGTGGGACGGAAGGGTGA
- a CDS encoding nucleoside 2-deoxyribosyltransferase, which translates to MGEKPEQYLGGLDVFVGGPIQHAIRPVGFLPSLQESISTAIGQIRANGGNVFSAHVVEEFGDKTAAFTPEQVSLRDFRWMKKCDVFVPFLPVGEDGTLLRTDGTHIELGWATALGRPIVLVTSLPINNSASHLLKGLHMVGSVTVLDLELVLKEPEFLINGILSATGRQREAILASAIS; encoded by the coding sequence GTGGGCGAGAAACCCGAACAGTACCTGGGTGGCCTCGACGTATTCGTTGGTGGCCCCATCCAGCACGCCATTCGTCCGGTTGGCTTCCTGCCCAGCCTCCAGGAGTCCATCTCGACGGCCATCGGTCAGATACGGGCGAACGGCGGGAACGTTTTCTCCGCCCACGTGGTGGAAGAGTTCGGCGACAAGACGGCCGCCTTCACCCCGGAGCAGGTCTCCCTGCGGGACTTCCGTTGGATGAAGAAGTGCGACGTGTTCGTCCCTTTCCTCCCCGTGGGTGAGGACGGTACGCTGCTGCGGACCGACGGGACGCATATCGAACTGGGCTGGGCCACCGCTCTCGGTCGCCCGATCGTCCTGGTCACGTCGCTTCCGATCAACAACTCCGCCAGTCACCTTCTCAAGGGTCTGCACATGGTGGGATCGGTGACCGTCCTCGACCTGGAGCTCGTCCTGAAGGAGCCGGAGTTCCTCATCAACGGGATCCTGTCCGCCACCGGGCGGCAGCGGGAAGCAATTCTCGCCAGCGCGATCTCGTGA
- a CDS encoding Fpg/Nei family DNA glycosylase, with product MPEGHTIHRLAARHAELFAGDKPQVSSPQGRFAEGAALISGAVLERTEAYGKHLLHHYAGELTLHVHLGLYGKFADGAGEPPAPVGQVRLRLTTDRHWLDLRGPTACELFTPPEVDALRARLGPDPLRADADPARAFDRIRRSATPLAALLLDQSVVAGTGLIFVTEALFRAGLPPLRPGRELTPDGWRTLWADLVELMTVAVERGRIDTVRPDHLPEAMGRAPRIDRHGGEVYVYRRPGQPCHVCGAPVARGELGGRNLYWCAGCQAG from the coding sequence GTGCCGGAGGGACATACGATTCACCGCCTGGCGGCTCGGCACGCCGAGCTGTTCGCCGGGGACAAGCCGCAGGTCAGCAGCCCGCAGGGCCGGTTCGCCGAGGGGGCCGCGCTGATCTCCGGCGCGGTGCTGGAGCGCACCGAGGCGTACGGCAAGCATCTGCTGCACCACTACGCGGGCGAGCTGACCCTGCACGTCCACCTGGGGCTGTACGGCAAGTTCGCCGACGGGGCGGGGGAGCCGCCGGCGCCGGTCGGGCAGGTCCGGCTCCGGCTGACCACCGACCGGCACTGGCTGGATCTGCGCGGGCCGACCGCCTGCGAGCTGTTCACCCCGCCCGAGGTGGACGCGTTGCGGGCCCGGCTCGGCCCCGATCCACTGCGCGCCGACGCCGACCCGGCGCGGGCGTTCGACCGGATCCGGCGCAGCGCCACCCCGCTCGCCGCGCTGCTGCTGGACCAGTCGGTGGTGGCCGGCACCGGGTTGATCTTCGTGACCGAGGCGTTGTTCCGGGCCGGGCTGCCGCCGCTGCGGCCCGGCCGGGAGCTGACCCCGGACGGGTGGCGGACCCTCTGGGCGGATCTGGTCGAGCTGATGACGGTCGCCGTCGAGCGCGGCCGGATCGACACCGTCCGCCCCGACCATCTGCCGGAGGCGATGGGTCGCGCGCCCCGGATCGACCGGCACGGTGGCGAGGTGTACGTCTACCGCCGGCCGGGTCAGCCCTGTCACGTCTGCGGCGCCCCGGTGGCCCGGGGTGAACTGGGCGGCCGGAACCTCTACTGGTGTGCCGGCTGTCAGGCCGGTTGA
- a CDS encoding aminoglycoside phosphotransferase family protein, with the protein MSAFLTPEQLAHRTARAVDAAVRAARGLGLTVTGPRVLHDVFSVVVHLEPAPVVARVLTVLPHYADLASQATRQRAELGVVRWLADRGVPVIPPSPLVPAEPVQVDGFSMTFWQYVEPAPDAEPDYVANCGLVAGLHAAMRDYPGELSFLSAAEPRFIEDSLALLAERPDLVEPADLDRAGREWRALEPMVRSRAEFEARFPGIDLRPVHGDCPPANIFPSLHGNLYADFEMVTLGPVEWDLAGLGPDGEAAYDREADRLGLRRLDRDVLRFVTAVGMLRGLAALALAPQLPMLVEAIGPLVEQWRSTPFAGGLAD; encoded by the coding sequence ATGAGTGCCTTCCTGACGCCCGAGCAGCTCGCCCACCGGACCGCCCGCGCGGTCGACGCGGCGGTGCGTGCCGCGCGTGGCCTCGGCCTCACCGTGACCGGTCCCCGGGTGTTGCACGACGTGTTCTCCGTGGTCGTCCACCTCGAACCCGCGCCGGTGGTGGCCCGGGTGCTCACGGTGCTGCCGCACTACGCGGACCTGGCCAGCCAGGCGACCCGCCAGCGGGCCGAGCTGGGCGTCGTCCGGTGGCTCGCCGACCGGGGCGTTCCGGTGATCCCGCCCAGCCCGCTCGTGCCAGCGGAACCCGTTCAGGTCGACGGGTTCTCGATGACCTTCTGGCAGTACGTCGAACCGGCCCCGGACGCGGAACCCGACTACGTGGCGAACTGCGGCCTGGTCGCCGGGCTGCACGCCGCGATGCGTGACTACCCGGGCGAGCTGTCGTTCCTGTCCGCCGCCGAGCCACGGTTCATCGAGGACAGTCTGGCGCTGCTGGCCGAGCGTCCCGACCTCGTCGAGCCGGCCGATCTGGACCGCGCCGGCCGCGAGTGGCGGGCCCTGGAGCCGATGGTGCGGTCTCGGGCGGAGTTCGAGGCCCGGTTCCCGGGGATCGACCTGCGACCCGTGCACGGGGACTGTCCGCCGGCCAACATCTTCCCCAGCCTGCACGGCAACCTGTACGCCGACTTCGAGATGGTGACCCTGGGGCCCGTCGAGTGGGACCTGGCCGGGCTCGGCCCGGACGGCGAGGCCGCCTACGACCGTGAGGCGGACCGGCTGGGGCTGCGGCGGTTGGACCGGGACGTCCTGCGCTTCGTGACCGCCGTGGGGATGCTGCGCGGCCTCGCCGCCCTGGCCCTGGCACCGCAGCTACCCATGCTGGTGGAAGCGATCGGGCCGCTGGTGGAACAGTGGCGGTCGACGCCGTTCGCCGGCGGCCTGGCCGACTGA
- a CDS encoding glycosyltransferase family 2 protein gives MSSAESTSGRPRLSVVVPVHGVEAYLTTCLDSILAEPTDDVEVVAVDDASPDGCGAILDRYAAHEPRLRVVHLSANAGLGGARNAGLDRATGEYVWFVDGDDWLPPGALAAVRDRLAATRPDVLLIDHAEVFPGNRVVPRPSADALGGQPTPLRLADAPQLLRLAQSACTRIVRRGLLAETGLRFRGGWYEDVAYSHPLLMAADRIDVLERVCYHYRQQPQGRITVTRSDRHFEVFDQYAAVFAAVDAAAGRYDVFRPELFRLMVNHYLVIVGNDSRLPDTARRGFFRRAAEDCRRWLPPGGYPVPGGVAGLKHRLLQRDGYAAWAALRSVHRTLARVRRPGGPTTETAPLPQPVPLTGTETTALPTTPIH, from the coding sequence GTGAGCAGCGCAGAGTCCACTTCCGGACGTCCCCGGCTGTCCGTCGTCGTTCCGGTCCACGGGGTCGAGGCGTACCTGACGACCTGCCTCGACTCGATCCTCGCCGAGCCGACCGACGACGTCGAGGTGGTTGCCGTCGACGACGCCTCACCGGACGGCTGCGGCGCGATCCTCGACCGGTACGCCGCGCACGAACCCCGGCTACGCGTGGTGCACCTGAGTGCCAACGCCGGGCTCGGTGGTGCCCGCAACGCCGGGCTGGACCGGGCCACCGGCGAGTACGTCTGGTTCGTCGACGGCGACGACTGGCTGCCACCCGGCGCGCTGGCCGCGGTCCGGGACCGGCTCGCCGCGACCCGCCCCGACGTGCTCCTCATCGACCACGCCGAGGTCTTCCCGGGAAACCGGGTGGTGCCCCGCCCCTCGGCCGATGCGCTCGGTGGACAGCCCACCCCGCTACGGCTGGCCGACGCCCCGCAACTGCTCCGACTGGCCCAGTCCGCGTGCACCAGGATCGTCCGGCGCGGTCTGCTCGCGGAGACCGGGCTGCGCTTCCGGGGCGGCTGGTACGAGGACGTCGCCTACAGCCACCCCCTGTTGATGGCCGCCGACCGCATCGACGTACTCGAAAGGGTCTGCTACCACTACCGGCAGCAACCGCAGGGCCGGATCACGGTGACCCGCAGCGACCGGCACTTCGAGGTCTTCGACCAGTACGCCGCCGTCTTCGCCGCCGTGGACGCCGCCGCCGGCCGGTACGACGTCTTCCGTCCGGAACTGTTCCGCCTGATGGTCAACCACTACCTGGTGATCGTCGGGAACGATTCCCGGCTACCGGACACCGCGCGCCGAGGGTTCTTCCGGCGGGCCGCCGAGGACTGCCGCCGCTGGCTGCCACCGGGCGGCTATCCGGTACCCGGCGGGGTCGCCGGGTTGAAGCACCGGCTGCTCCAGCGGGACGGCTACGCCGCCTGGGCCGCGCTGCGGTCGGTCCACCGCACGCTCGCCCGGGTACGGCGGCCCGGTGGCCCGACCACGGAGACCGCCCCGCTGCCGCAGCCCGTGCCACTTACCGGGACGGAGACCACCGCCCTCCCCACCACCCCGATCCACTGA
- the ddaH gene encoding dimethylargininase — protein MDATSQRFLMCRPTYFAVDYAINPWMDPTAPVDTELAVRQWEQLRQVYRELGHTVEEIPPVPGLPDMVFAANGGTVIDGRAMAVQFRDPQRADEAPAYRAWFEAAGFEMSDPKHVNEGEGDILLAGDLLLAGTGFRTAHASHAQLQEVFGYPVISLQLVDPRFYHLDTALTVLDERTVAYLPEAFSAGSQAALRRLFPDAVHATIADAEVLGLNAVSDGRHVVLPVQATGLAAQLRDRGYQTIGVDLSELRKAGGGPKCCTLRLRQGKAGK, from the coding sequence ATGGACGCCACCAGCCAGCGCTTCCTCATGTGCCGGCCGACGTACTTCGCCGTCGACTACGCGATCAACCCCTGGATGGACCCGACCGCCCCGGTCGACACCGAGCTGGCCGTCCGGCAGTGGGAACAGCTCCGCCAGGTGTACCGCGAGCTGGGCCACACCGTCGAGGAGATCCCTCCGGTGCCCGGCCTGCCGGACATGGTCTTCGCCGCCAACGGCGGGACCGTGATCGACGGTAGGGCGATGGCGGTGCAGTTCCGCGACCCGCAACGCGCCGACGAGGCCCCCGCCTACCGCGCCTGGTTCGAGGCCGCCGGCTTCGAGATGTCCGACCCGAAGCACGTCAACGAGGGCGAGGGCGACATCCTGCTCGCCGGTGACCTGCTGCTCGCCGGCACCGGCTTCCGCACCGCGCACGCCTCGCACGCCCAGTTGCAGGAGGTCTTCGGGTACCCGGTGATCAGCCTCCAGCTCGTCGACCCGCGCTTCTACCACCTGGACACCGCCCTCACCGTGCTCGACGAGCGGACCGTGGCCTACCTGCCGGAGGCGTTCTCAGCCGGCAGCCAGGCCGCGCTGCGCCGGCTCTTCCCCGACGCCGTGCACGCCACCATCGCCGACGCCGAGGTGCTCGGACTGAACGCGGTCAGCGACGGCCGGCACGTGGTGCTGCCCGTCCAGGCCACCGGCCTCGCCGCGCAACTGCGCGACCGGGGCTACCAGACCATCGGTGTCGACCTGTCCGAGCTGCGCAAGGCCGGCGGCGGACCGAAGTGCTGCACGTTGCGTCTCCGACAGGGAAAGGCAGGCAAGTGA
- a CDS encoding LmbU family transcriptional regulator, which produces MPEEGMPTDRSLSASIPPAARSVRHALALHPKHPAGRGANLGLDSVVVPQPTSLHIPASVPYSTWDRIGGQLSLIVRSSAWWLGDWLLYGERMYPDRYAAAIERTSLDYQTLRNYAWVARRFEPHRRWAQLSFSHHAEVATLSKAEQDLWLQRAAEGKWSKNTLRRELRKRADRVDPPPPGEEWVRNDEGGSRVASSTVRKRLPLILSVDPASDRFERWQRAAARTNRTLEEWIMSILDDASDDLPAG; this is translated from the coding sequence ATGCCGGAGGAGGGCATGCCGACCGATCGTTCCCTGTCCGCTTCCATACCCCCGGCCGCGCGGAGCGTCCGGCACGCCCTGGCCCTTCACCCGAAACATCCGGCGGGGCGAGGGGCGAACCTGGGATTGGACAGCGTCGTTGTCCCGCAACCGACCAGCCTGCACATTCCGGCGAGCGTCCCCTATTCGACCTGGGACCGCATCGGCGGGCAACTCTCCCTTATCGTCCGGTCCTCCGCCTGGTGGCTCGGCGACTGGCTGCTCTACGGCGAACGCATGTACCCGGACCGCTACGCCGCCGCGATCGAACGGACGTCGCTGGATTATCAGACCCTGCGGAACTATGCCTGGGTCGCTCGCCGCTTCGAGCCGCACCGGCGTTGGGCGCAGTTGAGCTTCTCCCATCACGCCGAGGTCGCCACCCTCTCCAAGGCGGAACAAGACCTCTGGCTCCAGCGGGCCGCCGAGGGAAAGTGGTCGAAGAACACGTTGCGCCGGGAACTGCGGAAGCGGGCCGACCGGGTCGATCCGCCGCCACCTGGCGAGGAATGGGTACGGAACGACGAGGGCGGTTCCCGGGTCGCCTCGTCGACAGTCCGTAAGCGGCTTCCGTTGATTCTGTCCGTGGACCCCGCCTCGGATCGGTTCGAGCGCTGGCAGCGGGCCGCCGCCCGTACCAACCGGACGCTCGAGGAATGGATTATGTCCATCCTGGACGACGCATCGGACGATCTTCCCGCCGGGTAG